A single Triticum dicoccoides isolate Atlit2015 ecotype Zavitan chromosome 2A, WEW_v2.0, whole genome shotgun sequence DNA region contains:
- the LOC119356272 gene encoding uncharacterized protein LOC119356272 isoform X1, giving the protein MARLLARTLTLGRPAAPGSSLQPHRALSDKVELIEIDLSEESASSTSSGDSAEEPMGMGRLNDAIRGVLVRRAAPEWLPFVPGGSYWVPPMRRPLGVSDLVGTVVYNARAAVDAAEMARATIVKAAMTKEEAMCFTTQRGWPSEAYFVQGKVWHPVKKSRKNAKTDDEES; this is encoded by the exons ATGGCTCGCCTCCTCGCgcgaaccctaaccctaggccgCCCGGCCGCCCCGGGGTCCTCCCTGCAGCCCCACCGCGCCCTCTCAgacaaggtggagctgatcgagatCGACCTCTCCGAGGAGTCCGCCTCCTCCACCTCATCGGGCGACTCCGCGGAGGAGCCGATGGGGATGGGGCGCCTGAACGACGCCATCCGCGGCGTCCTGGTGCGGCGGGCCGCTCCGGAGTGGCTCCCCTTCGTGCCCGGGGGGTCGTACTGGGTACCGCCCATGCGGCGGCCGCTCGGGGTGTCCGATCTCGTCGGCACCGTCGTCTACAACGCGAGGGCCGCCGTCGACGCGGCGGAGATGGCGAGGGCCACCATAGTTAAGGCCGCGATGACCAAGGAGGAGGCCATGTGCTTCACCACGCAGCGGGGATGGCCGTCAGAGGCCTATTTCGTCCAAG ggaaagtttggcatCCAGTGAAGAAGTCAAGGAAAAATGCTAAAACTGATGATGAGGAAAGCTAA
- the LOC119356272 gene encoding uncharacterized protein LOC119356272 isoform X2: MARLLARTLTLGRPAAPGSSLQPHRALSDKVELIEIDLSEESASSTSSGDSAEEPMGMGRLNDAIRGVLVRRAAPEWLPFVPGGSYWVPPMRRPLGVSDLVGTVVYNARAAVDAAEMARATIVKAAMTKEEAMCFTTQRGWPSEAYFVQDPQVDTGRLSSEK, encoded by the exons ATGGCTCGCCTCCTCGCgcgaaccctaaccctaggccgCCCGGCCGCCCCGGGGTCCTCCCTGCAGCCCCACCGCGCCCTCTCAgacaaggtggagctgatcgagatCGACCTCTCCGAGGAGTCCGCCTCCTCCACCTCATCGGGCGACTCCGCGGAGGAGCCGATGGGGATGGGGCGCCTGAACGACGCCATCCGCGGCGTCCTGGTGCGGCGGGCCGCTCCGGAGTGGCTCCCCTTCGTGCCCGGGGGGTCGTACTGGGTACCGCCCATGCGGCGGCCGCTCGGGGTGTCCGATCTCGTCGGCACCGTCGTCTACAACGCGAGGGCCGCCGTCGACGCGGCGGAGATGGCGAGGGCCACCATAGTTAAGGCCGCGATGACCAAGGAGGAGGCCATGTGCTTCACCACGCAGCGGGGATGGCCGTCAGAGGCCTATTTCGTCCAAG ATCCCCAGGTGGACACAGGAAGACTCAGCTCGGAGAAGTAA